In Populus alba chromosome 4, ASM523922v2, whole genome shotgun sequence, the genomic window aatgtttttttttttttttaaaaaaagtctatgttattttcatttttatttcttaattttattttttaatttttaaagaattttagtTGATTAGCATAAATTCAATATGGTTGGTTTTGAAACCCGAGTTATCTAAAAGGTTATGTAGAGGATTtagttaaatcaataaaaaataaaggagctATACTAGCaagttattttctttcaattcaatttttctaGCAAGTCatctctttcaaaaaaaaaaaaaaaaattgaaacataattaaataaatatatcaaatagtGCGATGCAAGATCATGTTCCATACTTTCcatgatctaaaaataaaaagaaaacaaataattacacacacacacacagtcaTTTTGCGCTGGAATTGACTCCTGTGTCCGCGGGGCTAGTGATTGCTAAATAGCACTGTTGCTTTCCACGACCACCTGCCCTAAGCCATCAATCATAAGCACACAACAATCCCAGaccttaaaataataaaaagaaaaaaagaaaaagaaagaggaaacaGCCTTCATAGCTTGAGACCATTTGAGTGCTTAATAACGAAAGAAGAAGGATTGTCTTATTGAAtcataataatagtttttttacgAGAAACAAACAATGTCCCCCACACAATGCTGGTCAAAAGAATCCTGATCGTGCACCCATCCTTTCAGTGTACACTCATAAGCCACACCAATACAAGATCATAAATTATGAATACACACGCGTCCGTAGGATTAATCCCCCAAGGGCATTTCTGTCACTTCAAAGAGAGATTAGGATATCGTGTGCCCCGCTTTTTCAAGGAAACAATGCAGCCATCCTTTGGACAGATTGTTGGATTGTAAACAATATCATCACAGCCGTCCGCTCTGTACCTCTTAAAGTCAAGCAACGTACAGAACATAGCGATGAATAGAACCAAATGATTGAGGGCATACCTTTGACCCAGACACTGGTGGGCTCCAGCTCCAAAAGTTAAGAAATTCTTTTTGAATAACTGACCCTCTTGCCTGTCCTCAGAGAAACGATCCGGGTCAAACCGGTCCGGTTTAGTGAACCCTTGAAATGAACTGTCTAAAACCGACGGGAACACAATGGTCCCTTTAGGAATCGTGTACGACTCCGTCAAAGCAAAGTCCTTCATAGCTACATGTGGGACTAACGTCGCAGGTGCGCGGTACCTCAGCACCTCACGCGCCACCGCCTGCGTGTACTTCATTTCCCTGAGCTGCTCCGTGTTTATTAAACCATCAGATTCTGGTGACCAGAAACTCGACACTTCCTCTCGAACCTTCAGCAGGACTTCCGGGTGCGAGTCGAGAAGCGCCACCGCCCAAAGGAGAGATGACGTTGAAGCATCCTGAGCAGCAAAGAGGAAGTCGAAGAGGTGGCCTCCGATCTCGGCGTCACTAGTGTGCGGTGGAACTGGCTCTCCGGCGGACTTGGCAGCGGTGATTTCTTTAAGCATTTCTTGCATCCAGAAATCTATCAAGCAAGATGGTTCATGGTTATTGTCCATTTTTGTCTTGCTCTTCATTACACATTCTGAGAGGGTTTCTGCTAGCCTGTCAACAGCCAACCTGGCATTTCGAAATGCGAAACCTGGGAGGTCAATAGGCAGTTTCATGAGTCCAAAGTTGAACATATTGTAATCCAGCTTGAATCGCTCCCGCTCTTCTTCGCTCAAATACGGGCCGACAAAAACGGTCTGTGAAGTCTCGAGGTTCATGTCTCGAGCTAACAAGCGGAGAGAGATGGACTTGTTTGGACTGTTTGAGGATAAGCTCTCCCATTTTTTCAAGTGCTTGAGAATGATTATCTGCTGGAGTGAGGTGTAGGTTGAAAGAGCACGAGGAGTGAAGTTGGGAGCGATTCGGCGGCGGAGATCCTTGTG contains:
- the LOC118050840 gene encoding cytochrome P450 710A1 translates to MTTLLLSCATFLSTLVPYMISFVIFLVLVEQVSYLIKKRGAPGPVFVLPFIGNAISLVRDPTSFWDTQSANSSRSGFSANYIIGRFILYIRDTNLSHLIFSNVRPDAFLLVGHPFGKKLFGEHNLIYKFGQEHKDLRRRIAPNFTPRALSTYTSLQQIIILKHLKKWESLSSNSPNKSISLRLLARDMNLETSQTVFVGPYLSEEERERFKLDYNMFNFGLMKLPIDLPGFAFRNARLAVDRLAETLSECVMKSKTKMDNNHEPSCLIDFWMQEMLKEITAAKSAGEPVPPHTSDAEIGGHLFDFLFAAQDASTSSLLWAVALLDSHPEVLLKVREEVSSFWSPESDGLINTEQLREMKYTQAVAREVLRYRAPATLVPHVAMKDFALTESYTIPKGTIVFPSVLDSSFQGFTKPDRFDPDRFSEDRQEGQLFKKNFLTFGAGAHQCLGQRYALNHLVLFIAMFCTLLDFKRYRADGCDDIVYNPTICPKDGCIVSLKKRGTRYPNLSLK